In the genome of Rhodamnia argentea isolate NSW1041297 chromosome 3, ASM2092103v1, whole genome shotgun sequence, one region contains:
- the LOC115729963 gene encoding 14 kDa proline-rich protein DC2.15, with translation MDAKKPSSSAALFLCLINLLLIALASGCGTCVQPKPMLNPNRIANPFSPRGSSCPRDALKLGVCAKVLDGPVNAVVGTPPDMPCCSVLEGLLDLEAAVCLCTAIKANILGINLNIPISLSLLINACGKNAPSGFQCA, from the coding sequence ATGGATGCCAAGAAACCTTCCTCATCAGCTGCTTTGTTCCTTTGCCTCATCAACCTCCTCTTAATTGCCCTAGCGAGCGGATGCGGTACTTGCGTTCAGCCGAAACCGATGCTGAACCCTAATCGTATCGCTAACCCGTTCTCTCCGAGAGGCTCTAGTTGCCCTAGAGATGCGCTGAAGCTGGGCGTGTGCGCCAAAGTGCTCGATGGGCCGGTCAACGCCGTCGTCGGAACACCGCCGGACATGCCTTGTTGCTCGGTCCTGGAGGGGCTTCTCGATCTTGAAGCAGCCGTCTGCCTTTGCACCGCCATTAAAGCCAACATCCTCGGGATCAACCTCAACATCCCCATTTCCCTCAGCTTGCTCATCAACGCTTGTGGCAAGAACGCCCCATCTGGCTTCCAATGTGCCTAA